Proteins encoded by one window of Cyclobacteriaceae bacterium:
- a CDS encoding gluconate:H+ symporter: MPLLIIAFGVALQVYLTYKKISPFLSLLIVAIIVGLLLGMEPMALAASIEKGVGSTLSGLVLILCLGAVLGKILEMSGAINQITSNLIRNFGERNVQWAVLLTGFLVGLPLYYNAGFIILVPLVFSVARKTGLPLLYIAIPTAASLSATHCFLPPHPGPVVLVNAFGADLGLTLLYGLVLVIPTVIIAGPFLGRLLKNIGATNTENTNHKSPEEITNPPSVFASFAIALLPVLLITFSVVINLISTTPGVFHSVVNFLGNPNIALLVSVLIAVYVFGIRRGIAMPEVMTWLTNGVTGIAMILLIITAGGVLKEVLIDSGTGKYITSFSSQWNINPYLFAWIITALLRVSLGSATVAGLTAAGIVSPLVTGGAVSPELMVLAVGAGSVFCSHINDTGFWMFKEFFNLSLKETFLSWTVMESLMSVLGLIGVLILQLVL; encoded by the coding sequence ATGCCGTTACTCATCATTGCCTTTGGTGTTGCCCTGCAGGTTTACCTGACGTACAAGAAGATCAGTCCGTTTTTATCCTTACTGATTGTCGCGATTATTGTTGGCTTATTATTGGGCATGGAACCCATGGCGCTTGCAGCCTCCATTGAAAAAGGCGTGGGCAGTACCCTCAGCGGTTTGGTTTTGATTCTTTGCCTTGGTGCAGTGTTAGGAAAAATACTGGAAATGAGTGGCGCCATCAATCAAATTACATCCAACCTGATCCGGAACTTTGGTGAACGTAATGTGCAGTGGGCTGTTTTGCTCACCGGATTTCTTGTTGGACTCCCACTCTATTATAATGCCGGATTTATCATACTCGTTCCACTTGTTTTTTCCGTTGCGCGAAAAACAGGGTTACCCCTGTTATACATTGCCATACCAACTGCTGCTTCGCTCTCAGCAACACATTGTTTTCTCCCGCCTCATCCGGGCCCCGTTGTGTTGGTGAATGCATTTGGTGCCGATCTTGGATTAACACTGCTCTATGGATTGGTATTGGTTATCCCTACGGTGATCATTGCGGGTCCATTTCTTGGACGCCTGCTCAAAAACATCGGGGCAACAAATACTGAAAACACCAATCATAAGTCCCCTGAAGAAATCACCAATCCACCCTCGGTTTTTGCAAGCTTTGCAATTGCTCTATTACCGGTTTTGCTGATTACGTTTTCTGTTGTTATTAATTTAATCTCCACAACACCAGGAGTGTTCCATTCCGTTGTAAACTTTCTGGGTAACCCAAACATAGCGTTGTTGGTTTCGGTGTTGATAGCGGTATATGTATTCGGAATAAGAAGAGGCATTGCCATGCCTGAAGTAATGACCTGGCTGACCAATGGAGTGACCGGCATTGCGATGATTTTATTAATCATTACCGCGGGTGGCGTATTGAAAGAAGTATTGATCGATAGTGGGACAGGTAAATATATCACCTCATTCAGCAGTCAATGGAATATCAATCCATATCTGTTCGCATGGATTATCACCGCGCTCCTCCGCGTATCACTCGGCTCAGCCACTGTTGCCGGACTTACTGCGGCAGGTATCGTATCGCCATTGGTTACCGGTGGAGCTGTTTCACCTGAACTGATGGTGTTGGCTGTAGGTGCCGGCAGTGTATTTTGTTCGCATATCAATGATACTGGTTTCTGGATGTTTAAAGAATTCTTCAATCTTTCGCTAAAAGAAACATTTCTATCCTGGACAGTAATGGAATCATTAATGTCTGTATTGGGATTAATTGGAGTCTTAATATTGCAACTTGTTCTCTAA